The following nucleotide sequence is from Lacinutrix sp. Hel_I_90.
GCGTAACAGTTTCATTAAACTGGTTTTTCCACAACCAACAGGACCAGAAAGCAAAATCCCTTTATCGCGGTCGATGTCTAATTTTTTGCAATTAGCTTCATCCCTGATAAAATAATTACAGAGCTTGAATATAATATCACGGTCTTCTTCAAAAATTTTGAATTTCTTGCCAAAAAGTAGTTTTCCTTTGGCATTGAGATAAATTAGCATTTTATCAAAATCATAAAGCATTTGATTGTCTTTCAGTTCTCCCAAGGTGTATTGAACGCTACCCTCGGTAATGATATGTGGTTTGTGGGGATTCATAATGGTTCATTATAATTTTTGTTGGAACTTGTCTTTAGGTTGTCCGTATTTTGGCTAACTGCAACCATTGTTTTTTCTTCTTTTAGCTCTTCGGCCTTTATCATCCAGTTTCGAGCTGTGGCGTGCCAATCGACAATTTTTGTTTTTCCACCTACTTTCCAACCGATGCCTTGGTAGTGGTTGTAAAATTTTTTGGCTTCCAATTCTGGCCAATTTTCCTTTTCAAAAAAATCAATGACTTCATTTTCATTTTTTGGCTTGTCAAGTTTAGTATCATTTGCTTTGTTTTTTCCTGTTTGTATATGTTTGTTTATAGATACCACCGCTTGTCCATTGCTTGTCCCGATATTGGTAGGGTTTGGGTACAGAGCTTGTCCATCACTTGTCCCAAAATTGAACATCTTGATTCTGCTGCCTTTAAATGGATTATGTGAGGGTTCGTATAATAGGTATTTCCAATGATGTAGTTCTTTGATGCAGCGATGGTAGGTAGTTTTTGAACCAATCTTGGAAAACCGCATCGCTTCTTCTCGATTGATATAGAATTCTGTCGGAAAGTGATAGTTGTTCCATAATTGAAACAATGCCACGTACAAACTTATGTGCGTGGGATTTAAACGGCTATCCTTTGAGAATTGTAAGAATACAGCGTTTAGGTGCTTAATGTAATTGACCTGCTCCAAAACGATTTAGAATTTGTTATGAACTTTATTATTTTCCATTACGCTAATTATTTCTTCGTAATCGTAATAGAGTACACCCCCTACTTTGGTGTAGGGCAATGTGCCATTAATTCTTAAATTCTGTAACGTGCCAGAAGAGATTCCCAAAAGCTTTTTTACTTCAGGGGATTTTAGCCACCTTTTGGTAATATGACCAGATTGGCTATTGAGTAGTTCCTTGATATCATCGAGCAGTTCCATTTTGAATTCTCGAAGGTCGTCTGTGGTAATAATACTTGTGGGCATAATAGAACGGATTAAAAGAAAGGGACTACCGTTTTGCTTTCATCTAAAATGATAGCCCCTGACCTGATTTGACTTTCGTTCTACAAAATTGGGGTAGTTTGCTGGATTTTATTCACAAGTTAGGCCTACTTGGGTGTTTTTCTTCTCTCATTTTCAATGTAATACAATAGAGGGTTTTGGTACTTCTTCAGAAAAAATACCCTATCTAAAAACCACCAAATAAAATGAGATTTTCCATAAAACAAGAAACACCCAAGTTGAAGCATCTTGGGTGTTTTATTTTACGTTATCAGTATCATCCATCCGTTTGGTCAACTGCTTTTTCAGAATATCCAAAAATTTGGTTCTGCCATTTTTACGCATCCGTATTTCCAAAAAAGCTCTGTAATAATCGCCCAAGTCCACTTTAAATGTTTTTTCAACAAAATAGGCAATATCTTTAATGTCAACAGTACCATTATTAATGACATCTGTACTGTGCAAAGCGTATATCAGTTCAATTAAATATATTTTGTGGGCTGTCCAGGTAATTTTGGTTTTACTTTGTAACAATCTTAAACTTGCATAATTTCCATTATTCTCCAATTTATCAATTTCCCGTTTTAAGTGTACAATCAAAAGGTCGTAGGCTAAAATTGAGGCCACGGTACTATCGTGGCTTGTTGCAAATTCTTCATCAACAAAAAAGTGAAATGAGTCTGGGAACAACCGAATATCTGCCTTGCCTCTTAAAAAATATTGCTCATCAAATACAGTAGCTTCCCTGCGGTAATAATGGTAAAAATCAAGATTGTCGTTAAAGTAGGTTTGAAGTTTCTCAATATAATTGTTCAAATACTTTACTTGCGATTTATTGCTTCCCCTGGGTCTTTTACTTTCAATGTTAAATAATTTTACGTAATAAATAAGTTTGCTATAAATTTTTGGTTTAGTACATTTAAAGAAATGAATTTCCTCTAATTTGGTTTCAAATTCATAATCAACTACGATACTTCTAACTGATTTAAGGGTCTGTTTTGCAAGTTTAATCCCTTTTTCAGCTTTGAGTAAAATATCTTGTTCTTCTATTTCAAGAATATCTAATTTATTGTCTAATTTTTTTAATATATCGTCGTAATTTGTCGTCATTCATTCTGGGTATCATTATTTTCACTTAATCTTCTGCAATAACGTTGCATTTAAAATTGTAATTAATTAAATAGATATAAAGTACTTTAGGAATTGCAAGAACAGTACAAAGAAGATTAACACAATAACAACGATTAGAATACTAATCCAAATTATTTTATCTTTTTTGGTAATACTATTTTTTACAGAGGGTACTTTATTGCTTTTTTTATTTCGTCTATTCCGTCTATTTTCCGACATAGAATATCATTTTTACTATATATCAATCATTTCCACTTCAATTTTTGTAGCCACACAAACCACTTGGAATATTTTATTATCTTAATTCATTAATGCTTATGAATATTTCCTTTTAGCACAAAAAAATAAAGCAGAAATGCGGCTATTACCATAAGGATTATCATAAGAATACCTTTGACCTTATCTCTTTTTGTGATGTCGGTATTCGATGATTTCCGATTTTTTTTGTTTCTTCTATTTCTTCTTTTTTGAGACATTCTTTTATACTATTTCCAATTCATCTTCTGTAATCGAACCGCATTCAGAATGGCTAACAAGGCCACGCCTACATCGGCAAAAACTGCTTCCCACATCGTTGCCAGACCACCTGCGCCCAAAACCAAAACCACTGCTTTTACACCAAAGGCCAACCCAATATTCTGCCAAACGATGCGTCTTGTAGAACGTCCTATTTTTATGGCTCTAGCTATTTTACTTGGTTGGTCTGTTTGGATGATTACATCTGCGGTCTCTATCGCCACATCGCTGCCCAAACCACCCATTGCAATGCCAACATCGCTCGCTGCCAAAACCGGTGCATCGTTGATGCCATCGCCTATAAAGGCTACTTTAGTATTAAATTGTTTTTTCAAATGCTCAACTTCGTTGAGCTTATCTTCTGGTAACAAACCGCCTTTTGCAGTATCAATACCCATTTCTTTTGCCACTTGTTGGGTTATGGAATCCTTATCGCCGGAAAGCATTATGATTTTGGAAATTCCAGATTCTCTAATTTGTTTGATGGCTTCGTGGGCATCTTCTTTCAATTCGTCTGCAATGATGACATAGCCAGCGAATTTACCATCAATGGAAACCATTACGATGGATTCTACAATGTTGTCGGTTTCAGATGGAACTTCGATATTATTTGAAGTCATCAATGGTTTATTCCCAACTAAAACAGTTTTGCCATTGACCATTCCCCTTAATCCTTTTCCTGCGACTTCGGTTACTTCTTTTGCCTGAAAATCTTCGCCATCGGCTTTATATTCCATTATGGCCTTGGCAATGGGATGGGTGGATTGTTCTTCCATTGCCATTAGGTATTTCATAAATTCGGGTTCATCCCAATCAATGGTTTTTATTTCCTTGATTTTGAAAACACCTTTGGTCACGGTTCCGGTTTTGTCCATTACCACTGTGGTTATCCTTGTCATTTCATCTAAAAAAGATGCTCCCTTAAAGAGAATTCCATTTTTTGAAGCTGCTCCCAATCCACCAAAATAACCCAACGGAATAGAGATAACCAAGGCACACGGACAGGAAATTACCAAGAATATCAATGCTCTATATAACCAATCGTTAAACACATAATCATCCACAAAAAAGTAGGGCAAAAATGTTAATCCAATCGCCAAGAATACCACAATAGGTGTATAGATTCTTGCAAATTTTCTAATGAACAATTCGGTTTTTGATTTACGAGCCGTGGCATTCTGGACCATATCAAGGATTCGGGCAATGGAACTGTCTTTAAATTCCTTGGTGGTTTCGATTTCAATAACGCCATCAAGGTTGATGCTTCCTGCAAATACTTTTTCTCCTTTTGCAATGGTGTCAGGTTTGCTTTCGCCCGTTAATGCTGCGGTATTGAACGAGCCTTTTTCGGACAATAAAATACCATCCAAAGGAATTTTTTCGCCCACACGGACTTGCACTTTTTCGCCAATAGCAACGATTTCGGGATTTACAGAAACATAATTGTTGTTCCTATAGACCAAGGCTTCATTAGGTCTTACATCTAGTAATGCCTTGATGCTTCTCTTGGCTCTTTTAACGGCGGCACTTTGGAACAATTCGCCTACCGCATAAAACAACATTACTGCCACACCTTCGGGATATTCGCCAATGGCGAATGCACCTATGGTTGCGATGGACATCAATAAAAACTCGGTAAAGAAATCGCCATTTTTGATGCTGTTCCAACCTTCCTTTATCACAGGAAAACCTACTGGAAGATATGCGACTGCATACCAGACAATACGTATCCAATCTTTAAAAAAAGCTACGTCAAAATAATCCATCGCAATACCAATAATCAGCATTACAAAGCTGAAAATTGCTGGTACATAAATTTTAAATTTCCCTATACTTTCCGGACTGCTATGGTTGTGGCCATCATTGCGCTTGTGATTATCGGATGAAGTTTTATTTAAATCTCTTAAATTCAGTTTCTTTTTTTTCATTTATATCAATTATAATTTTATTTAAATTCACAGTCATTCCAATCTCAACACCAATTGGGCAAACTGCACCTCTATGGTATCATCGATACCCTCTATTAAGGAATCCAAACCAGTATTTGAAACCAATAATTGTCCGGTTGCACTTATCAGGCAGGACATACTTACTCCTTGTTCTATATGGGTAATGGTTGCTTTAAATTGTGATTTAAAGGATTTCCCTTGATAAGTAACATCTATCAGCCAATTAAAGTTGATAGGGTCGTGCCGTTTTGATAAAAAATCCTGTGATGGAATAGTGCCAGTAAACCGAAGTATTAAAGGGTCTTCCCGCTGTTCTAAAAGGGCATTGATTTTAGGACTATATGTTGATAAAGTCTTAAGGTCGAGTACACCATTGACCACTTTGGAATCATAATCAAGATATAGTGCCAATTTATGGCTTTCTGCCTTGATGGGTTTATCATCAACCAAAGTCATCATCATAATATGACCTTCTTCAGTTGTATAAACTTTTTGGGCATTTACCTTATAATAACTAACCAACAAGATTATTAAAAAACAATGTTTAATATTCATAATGCGCATCTTTACTTGTATAATTTAAAAAAGCAGCTTCTACTTTTGCTTTTAATACTATTAATCATTTTGCTTTAAAAAGCATCATAAAAGCTGCCTGCTATTAATTAAGTTTTCACTTAACTTATTTAAATAAAAAATTTCGCTCATTCCTATAACGATTTACCGCTACTTGTTATCTATATCCTTTTCTCGTTTACCGAAATAATAAATTAGCGCAACACTTGCACCTAATAAGCCAAACAGAGTGTTCTCAAAAATTTGATTCCCATTGATATTTAAAATTTCAATGAAATTATTTATTAAATATTGCCATCAATTGATTTCGTAATTCTGGCTGCTAAACGTGAAAATTGTTATCCCAAAAGGTTGAAGGATAAAAACACCTATGGCAAACCCAATTAAAATGGTAATAAGAATGCTTTTTTTATTCATCGTCTGTCTTTTACGGAAGTAAGCTTACTGGCTCTCAATCCAATTTTTGGCATCTTCCTTTTGGTCTATATTGAAATACTTAATATCGGCATTGGTAAAAGGCTTCATAAATTGGGTTATCCAATTCTGCCATTTTTTATCTCCTACCATTGCTATTTTTTCATAGTCCGTGGCGTGGGCTGTGTCCATTTTTAGGTCTTCCCATAAACCAGGTAAATCCCAACCTGTAAAGTTGACCATCTCAAAATACCACCGGACTTTCATTCCTTTGTCCAGTATGGCGTGGATAAGTGGATGGATTTTTTCTATATCTTCTTTTCTCAATTTGCCCGAAGCTTTTGTTGCAACAATATTTTTTTCTTTTAATTCGATTATCTGTAACATTTTATATAGTTTTTAATTAATAATTATCCTTCTAAATCGTAAAACCATTCTTCCGCCCTTATGATGCCTTCTGATAAAGCTTCTTTTGCTGAAATATCTTTTTTTTCAATTAGTTCTTTTGCTATGGACAGGGCTTTTTCTCGTACAATAGGATTTAAGGTATCTAGGTCAGTTTTAAAATCTTCAAACATCCAGTCCATAGCTTCATTTTAATGGTTAAAAAGTTCCTTTTCTTTTTCAGGGTCTATTTCATCTTTTGACTTTTTGTCCAAAAAATAATCAAGCACAATACCCACGATAACAGCACCTACGAACGCTGAATAAACCTGCCAATTAAATTGGATTATCAATGATAGACTTATAAGTATCGCCAAAATGGGTAAAATCGGCACTCGTCCTATAGCCAAAGGAACTTTAAATGGTCGTTCTTGCTCTGGTGCTTTAAACCGAAGCACGATAAGTGCGACATTTACGGCAACAAAAACAAGTAAAGCGCCTAAAGAAGACATACCTGCTACAATCTTAATATCGCCCAACAATAAAAATCCCGCAACTGCTGCCATAACTACAATAGTAGTAACCCACGGTACTTTCTGTGCATTGGTTTTGGTCATAAACTTTGGAAGTTCTCCGACACTGGCCATTCCAAAAAGCAGCCTACTTATGGATATGATACCACTAAAAGCAGCATTAGCCGTAGCAAAAAGTGCAGCGATAGCCAATACCACAGGCAACCAATTGTTGAGATTGGAAGCTGCAAGAGAAAGTGGCGAATCCACGTTTGCCAAAGCGGAAGGGTCTGCAATATTCAAAACCGTAAAAGCAATAAATAAATAAATTATTGTAGTTATTACCATAGTCATTAAAAATGCACGGGGAATTGTTTTCCCTGGGTTCTTAACTTCCGAACCCAAAGCTGCCATATGTTCAAAACCAGTATAGATAAAGAACAGTGTAGCTGTGGCCGCCAAAGTTCCAGAAATCGATTCAATTTTAAAAAATTCTGCTTTGGGTGGACCAGTTTCCAAAAGTCCAAATACTATCAATAATAACAATCCCAAAAGTTGAATGCTGACCATAATAATATTTGCTGTCGACGATTTTGTGATGCCTGTAATACTAATTAATGACAACACCAATAAAATGCCATAACTTATTAGAAGAGAGGGCATATTAAAAAACGTATTGAAATACCCCGAAAAGGCAAGTAACACGGCTGCAATGGTGGCCGAACTATGAAACGCAATCGTCCAACCCGTGAGAAAAGACGGAATATCAATTTTTGGAAATGCCTTGCGTACAAAAATAAATTCCGCACCAGCATTGGGATAGGTAGAGGACAACTCTGCATAGGACATTGCAGAGACACTAGCCGCAATTGCTGCAAAAATAAAACTCAACCAAAGGTCTGTGCCCGCTTGTCCAGCAGCTGCACCAATCACGGTATAGATTCCTGCACCCACAATCGTGCCAACGCCATAAAAGGTAAGTCGAAGCGTACCCAAAGATTTTTTTAGTTCTGCCATATTTTTTAGTTAAAGAGGGTGGAAAAAACCTGAACTGGACCATTGGGCGCAAAGGTTCAAGGTTCAAGTACTCCCACCTGTTATTTTTTCCTGCATTTTTCACATATTCCTTTCAATACAAGGTTCACATCGTTCACTTCATAATCGTCTGGCAAGCTCTCTTCCGATATTTTATTTGGTAAACAGATTGTTTTCCTACAATCGGTGCAATGAAAGTGCATATGTAAATCTGTACCGTATTTACCTTTGGCGTTTTCATCAGAAATCGCATATTTTGCCACTCCGACCCCATCATTAATCTGATGAATCAACCCTTTATCCTCAAAAATCTTGAGATTGCGATAAAAGGTCGTTCTGTTTGCTGTTTTATTGGTTTCGCTCTTTTGAACAAAGGCCTTTTTCAAATCGGAAAAGGACACGGCACTTTGTTTCCTTTTTAGGAACTTGTATATCTTCGACCTCATTTTAGTAGGTCGAATCCCGTGATATGATAGTATCTTTTCCGTTTTGGTCATTTTAACCTTTTCAAAAGCAACCCTTTTTTATTAAATTTATTTTTTATAAGCCAAAAGCCTTAACGCATTAAAAACCACAAGTAACGTTGAGCCTTCGTGGATGACCACTGCAATACCGATATTGGCCCAACCCATAATGGTCGATGGTATGAGCAATGCCACAATACCGAGGCTTACCCAAAGGTTTTGCTTAATAATGGTTTTTGCCTTCCTGCTCAAACCTATGGCAAAGGGCAGGGTTTCCAGTTTATCGGCCATTAGGGCAATGTCAGCTGTTTCCAATGCTACATCACTGCCCGCAGCACCCATTGCGATTCCTACGGTGCTGTTTGCCATTGCAGGGGCATCGTTCACACCGTCGCCTACCATTGCGACTTTGGATTCCTGTTCTTTTAATTTTTTAATGGCATCAACCTTTTCCTCTGGCAACAGGCTTCCCCAGGCATCGGTCAACCCAATTTCTTTAGCAACGGCATCGGCAACCTTTTGATTATCCCCGGTTAGCATTATCATCCGTTTGATGCCGATTTCCTTTAATTTTTTCAGTGTTTCCTTGGCCGCTTCCCGTGGGGTATCCATCAGGGCGATGATACCGATATATTCTTTGTTCCTTCTTATGAGCATTGTGGTATTTCCACCACCTTCAAGTTCTTTTACTTTATTCGATATTTCTTCGGGTGGTTTTGCTTCATCGAGGTCTTCGTACAAGTCAAGGTTTCCAATATAGATTTTATCCTTGCCCAAAGAAGCTTTGATACCTTTTCCAAGAACAGCTTCCAAATCGGTCGCATCGGGTATTGAAGTGCCTTCCAGACGTTCTTTTCCATCCCTTACAACGGCTTTTGCCAAAGGGTGGTCGCTCAAATTTTCAACAGCTACGGCTATTTTTATAAGTTCATTTTCTTCTATATCCCCAAGTGGAACAACTTGGGTAAGTTTAGGCTTTCCTTCGGTAAGCGTGCCTGTTTTGTCAAAAGCAAGGGCGGTCAATTCGCCCAAGTCTTCCAGAGGTCGCCCACCTTTAATAAGTACACCGCCCCGTGCTGCCCGTGCCACACCGCTCAATACGGCGCTTGGTGTTGAAATGGCCAATGCACAGGGACTTGCTGCGACCAATACCGCCATCGCCCTATAAAAGCTGGCACTAAATGGCTCGTCGATGACCAAAAAGGCAAAGAGTAGGATACCCACCAATATCAGTACGGATGGTACAAAGTATTTTTCAAACTTGTCGGTCAACAGTTGGGTTGGGGATTTCTGGGTCTGTGCCTCGTTGACCAATTTGACCAGTCGGGACAGCGTAGAGTCTTTGGCTTCTTTGATTACCTTTATTTCCAGCGTGTTATTACCGTTGATAGTTCCGGCGAACACGCGGTTTTCATCATTTATATCATCATCTGCGGAATAGTCCCTGCTCGTATCTTCCACGGGAATTTTGTCCACGGGTACACTTTCCCCGGTAATAGGTGCCTGGTTGACGCTGCTTTTTCCATTGACCACGACGCCATCTGCGGATATTTTACTATTGGGCTTGACCACTATAATATCGCCAATACTCAATTCCTCAATTCCAACTTCTTCGGTCTTGCCATCTTTTTTGAGCAATGCCGTTTTTGGTGCTAAATCTGCCAGTGCCGCAATGGACTTTCGGGCCTTTTCCATTGCATAATGTTCAAGGGCGTGACCCAAACTAAACAGGAACAGCAACAAGGCACCTTCTGCCCATTCTCCCAAAATGGCTGCCCCAATGGCTGCAACAAGCATTAAGAAGTCAATTTCAAAACCGCCTTTGGCGACGGTCTGTACTGCTTCCTTGGCCGTAAAGAAACCACCGAAAAAGTAAGCACCAATATATAAAGTAAGACTGACCCAATCTGGGATGGATTCTACATAGGAAAGTCCGAAACCTATTCCGAGAAGTGCCCCACAGATAATGGAAAAAATGAGCTCCGTATTTTTACCGAAAATACCACCGTGGGCGTGATCTTCTCCTTCATCGTGGGTCTCGCCCTCTGTGGAAGTTTGTTCTTTAGTATCTTCCTTCTTTGAACGCTCCTGTTTTTTGGATGC
It contains:
- a CDS encoding STAS/SEC14 domain-containing protein, translating into MLQIIELKEKNIVATKASGKLRKEDIEKIHPLIHAILDKGMKVRWYFEMVNFTGWDLPGLWEDLKMDTAHATDYEKIAMVGDKKWQNWITQFMKPFTNADIKYFNIDQKEDAKNWIESQ
- a CDS encoding helix-turn-helix domain-containing protein, with amino-acid sequence MPTSIITTDDLREFKMELLDDIKELLNSQSGHITKRWLKSPEVKKLLGISSGTLQNLRINGTLPYTKVGGVLYYDYEEIISVMENNKVHNKF
- a CDS encoding RteC domain-containing protein; the encoded protein is MTTNYDDILKKLDNKLDILEIEEQDILLKAEKGIKLAKQTLKSVRSIVVDYEFETKLEEIHFFKCTKPKIYSKLIYYVKLFNIESKRPRGSNKSQVKYLNNYIEKLQTYFNDNLDFYHYYRREATVFDEQYFLRGKADIRLFPDSFHFFVDEEFATSHDSTVASILAYDLLIVHLKREIDKLENNGNYASLRLLQSKTKITWTAHKIYLIELIYALHSTDVINNGTVDIKDIAYFVEKTFKVDLGDYYRAFLEIRMRKNGRTKFLDILKKQLTKRMDDTDNVK
- a CDS encoding Fur family transcriptional regulator; amino-acid sequence: MTKTEKILSYHGIRPTKMRSKIYKFLKRKQSAVSFSDLKKAFVQKSETNKTANRTTFYRNLKIFEDKGLIHQINDGVGVAKYAISDENAKGKYGTDLHMHFHCTDCRKTICLPNKISEESLPDDYEVNDVNLVLKGICEKCRKK
- a CDS encoding heavy metal translocating P-type ATPase, whose protein sequence is MEKLQLKIPVILPQVPNEKDSCVERLIQKLQAKEGIEKVHIADANGDDVPQLCFHYDPDIISIDRIQSLAESTGAEITEKYGHLLIEVKGIRHTRQARSIEKSLLTINGVLEVSVSGSGMVRLEFDKKQTNFDEISKQIEKEELQIQRSSSNENDYTKASKKQERSKKEDTKEQTSTEGETHDEGEDHAHGGIFGKNTELIFSIICGALLGIGFGLSYVESIPDWVSLTLYIGAYFFGGFFTAKEAVQTVAKGGFEIDFLMLVAAIGAAILGEWAEGALLLFLFSLGHALEHYAMEKARKSIAALADLAPKTALLKKDGKTEEVGIEELSIGDIIVVKPNSKISADGVVVNGKSSVNQAPITGESVPVDKIPVEDTSRDYSADDDINDENRVFAGTINGNNTLEIKVIKEAKDSTLSRLVKLVNEAQTQKSPTQLLTDKFEKYFVPSVLILVGILLFAFLVIDEPFSASFYRAMAVLVAASPCALAISTPSAVLSGVARAARGGVLIKGGRPLEDLGELTALAFDKTGTLTEGKPKLTQVVPLGDIEENELIKIAVAVENLSDHPLAKAVVRDGKERLEGTSIPDATDLEAVLGKGIKASLGKDKIYIGNLDLYEDLDEAKPPEEISNKVKELEGGGNTTMLIRRNKEYIGIIALMDTPREAAKETLKKLKEIGIKRMIMLTGDNQKVADAVAKEIGLTDAWGSLLPEEKVDAIKKLKEQESKVAMVGDGVNDAPAMANSTVGIAMGAAGSDVALETADIALMADKLETLPFAIGLSRKAKTIIKQNLWVSLGIVALLIPSTIMGWANIGIAVVIHEGSTLLVVFNALRLLAYKK
- a CDS encoding APC family permease codes for the protein MAELKKSLGTLRLTFYGVGTIVGAGIYTVIGAAAGQAGTDLWLSFIFAAIAASVSAMSYAELSSTYPNAGAEFIFVRKAFPKIDIPSFLTGWTIAFHSSATIAAVLLAFSGYFNTFFNMPSLLISYGILLVLSLISITGITKSSTANIIMVSIQLLGLLLLIVFGLLETGPPKAEFFKIESISGTLAATATLFFIYTGFEHMAALGSEVKNPGKTIPRAFLMTMVITTIIYLFIAFTVLNIADPSALANVDSPLSLAASNLNNWLPVVLAIAALFATANAAFSGIISISRLLFGMASVGELPKFMTKTNAQKVPWVTTIVVMAAVAGFLLLGDIKIVAGMSSLGALLVFVAVNVALIVLRFKAPEQERPFKVPLAIGRVPILPILAILISLSLIIQFNWQVYSAFVGAVIVGIVLDYFLDKKSKDEIDPEKEKELFNH
- a CDS encoding heavy metal translocating P-type ATPase; the encoded protein is MKKKKLNLRDLNKTSSDNHKRNDGHNHSSPESIGKFKIYVPAIFSFVMLIIGIAMDYFDVAFFKDWIRIVWYAVAYLPVGFPVIKEGWNSIKNGDFFTEFLLMSIATIGAFAIGEYPEGVAVMLFYAVGELFQSAAVKRAKRSIKALLDVRPNEALVYRNNNYVSVNPEIVAIGEKVQVRVGEKIPLDGILLSEKGSFNTAALTGESKPDTIAKGEKVFAGSINLDGVIEIETTKEFKDSSIARILDMVQNATARKSKTELFIRKFARIYTPIVVFLAIGLTFLPYFFVDDYVFNDWLYRALIFLVISCPCALVISIPLGYFGGLGAASKNGILFKGASFLDEMTRITTVVMDKTGTVTKGVFKIKEIKTIDWDEPEFMKYLMAMEEQSTHPIAKAIMEYKADGEDFQAKEVTEVAGKGLRGMVNGKTVLVGNKPLMTSNNIEVPSETDNIVESIVMVSIDGKFAGYVIIADELKEDAHEAIKQIRESGISKIIMLSGDKDSITQQVAKEMGIDTAKGGLLPEDKLNEVEHLKKQFNTKVAFIGDGINDAPVLAASDVGIAMGGLGSDVAIETADVIIQTDQPSKIARAIKIGRSTRRIVWQNIGLAFGVKAVVLVLGAGGLATMWEAVFADVGVALLAILNAVRLQKMNWK